The DNA window CAGATCTATGAAGATCAACGCCTGAAAAACTATGTCAGCCCGGAGTTCTGGGACAAAGGCATTACCGCGCTTAATCTTGGCTGGATGGCCAACGCCTGGAACAGCCACACCTCTTCGGTCGGCGGGTCGGATAACAGCAGCGCCTACCTTGGCGTCAACGCCGGTCTGTCGTGGGACGGCTGGCTGCTGAAGCATATCGGTAACCTGAACTGGCAGCAGCAGCAGGGTAAAGCGCACTGGAACAGCAACCAGACCTATCTCCAGCGGCCGATCCCGCAGATCAACTCCATCGTCAGCGGTGGGCAGATCTTTACCAATGGCGAATTTTTCGACACCATCGGTCTGCGTGGGGTCAACCTCGCCACTGATGACAATATGTTCCCGGACGGCATGCGCTCCTATGCCCCGGAAATTCGCGGCGTGGCGCAGAGCAACGCCCTCGTCACCGTGCGTCAGGGCAGCAACATTATCTATCAGACCACGGTTCCGCCGGGGCCGTTTACCCTGCAGGATGTCTATCCATCCGGCTATGGCAGCGATCTTGAAGTCTCGGTAAAAGAGGCGGATGGCTCGGTGGAAGTGTTCAGCGTGCCTTACGCCTCCGTTGCTCAACTGCTGCGTCCGGGCATGACCCGCTACGCGCTCTCCGCCGGTAAAGTGGACGACAGCGGGCTACGCAACAAGCCGATGCTCTATCAGGCGACCTGGCAGCACGGGATCAATAACCTGCTGACCGGCTACACCGGGGTCACCGGCTTTGACGACTATCAGGCCTTCCTGGTGGGCACCGGGATGAACACCGGGATCGGCGCGCTCTCTTTTGACGTCACCCATTCGCGGCTGAAGAGCGATACCCATGATGACTCGGGGCAGAGCTATCGCGCCACCTTTAACCGCATGTTCACCGATACCCAGACCAGCATCGTGCTGGCGGCGTATCGCTACTCGACGAAAGGTTATTACAACCTCAACGATGCGCTGTACGCCGTCGATCAGGAAAAAAACAGCCGCAGCAACTATACGCTGTGGCGGCAAAAAAACGGCATGACCTTCACGGTGAACCAGAACCTGCCGGAAGGCTGGGGCGGGTTTTATCTCAGCGGTCGTATTTCCGATTACTGGAACCGCTCCGGGACCGAGAAGCAGTATCAGGTCAGCTACAACAATTCGTTTGGTCGTCTCTCCTGGTCGGCGAGCGCCCAGCGCGTCTATACCCCGGACAGCTCCGGCCATCGCCGCGACGATCGCATTTCACTCAACTTCAGCTACCCGCTGTGGTTTGGCGATAACCGCACCGCCAACCTGACGTCGAACACCTCGTTCAACAACTCGCGCTTTGCCAGCTCGCAGATTGGTATCAATGGCTCGCTGGACAGTGAAAACAACCTTAACTACGGCGTGTCGACCACCACCGCCACCGGCGGTCAGCACGATGTGGCGCTCAACGGCAGCTACCGTACGCCATGGACCACCCTCAACGGCAGCTACAGCCAGGGCGAAGGGTATCGTCAGAGCGGCATTGGCGCCAGCGGGACGATGATCGCCCACAGCGGCGGCGTGGTGCTCTCGCCGGAAAGCGGCTCGACGATGGCGCTGATTGAAGCCAAAGACGCGGCCGGCGCCATGCTCCCGGGATCGCCGGGCACCCGCGTGGACAGCAACGGTTACGCCATCCTGCCGTATCTGCGCCCGTACCGGATCAACGCCGTCGAGATCGACCCGAAAGGCAGCCATGACGACGTGGCCTTCGATCGCACTGTGGCGCAGGTTGTGCCGTGGGAAGGCAGCGTGGTTAAGGTGGCGTTCGGCACCACGGTGCAGAACAACCTCACCCTGCAGGCGCGCCAGGCGAACCATGAGCCGCTGCCGTTCGCGGCGAGTATTTTCTCCCCCGACGGCAAGGAGATCGGCGTCGTCGGTCAGGGCAGCATGATGTTCATCAGCGATGCGAACGCCAAACGCGCGATTGTGAAGTGGAGCGGCGGGCAGTGTTCGGTGGATCTGGGACAGCAAACAACAAAGGATAGCGTATGTCGCTGAGGAAATTACTGACGCTTTTTATCGTCTTAATGGCGCTGGGCACCACCTCGTCCTGGGCCGTCTGTACGCGTCTCTCTTCGCCAACGGTGATGCTGGACATGGTGGTGGGCAGGGTGGTGGTGCCCCCGGATCTGCCGGTGGGCTCGGTGATCCTCACCCGCGACTGGACGATGAGCGCCCCGGGCGGGGCGAGCTATCGCTGTACCTCCGGCACCAACCGCTTCGCGGCGAAGATCGTCTCGCCAGGGGCCACCGATCTTGGGAATAAAATTTATTCCACCAACGTGCCGGGGATTGGTATGCGTTTCAGCCGCGGCGGCGCGACGGTGAATATCGTCTATCCCGACGTCTATTCGTCCCGAGTGTATAACACCACCAACTATTCCCTTGAAGGGTCACGTTTTACGCTGGAGATTATCAAAACCGCGGCAACCACCGGCAGCGGCACCCTCGCGGCGGGAAAATACACCTCCTATGACTGGGAGAGCGGCGGCAACCCGATCCTCGAAACCTATCTGAGCGCCAATGCGATCACCGTGGTCTCGCCCTCCTGTTCGGTACTGAGCGGGAAAAATATGAATGTTGATGTGGGCGCCATCAGACGCACTGACCTGAAAGGGGTGGGCACCACCGCGGGCGGGAAGGATTTTAATATCGATCTGCAGTGCAGCGGCGGCCTGAGTGAAACGGGATACGCCAACATCAGCACCTCTTTTTCCGGCACCCTGGCGACCAGCACCACCGCCACCATGGGCGCCTTGCTGAATGAAAAGGCCGGCAGCGGGATGGCGAAAGGCGTCGGCATCCAGGTGCTGAAGGATGGATCCCCGCTGCAGTTTAATAAGAAATATACCGTTGGCCGCTTGAATAATCAGGAGACCCGCTACATCACCATCCCGCTGCACGCGCGCTTTTATCAGTATGGCCCGACGACCAGCACCGGCGAGGTGGAGTCGCATATGATCTTTAACCTGACGTACGATTAATACGGGAGGGGGAATGAAGGGATTGCCGAAACATACTATCGCGTGGTTGCTGCTCTGCGGCAGCCTCGCCGCCCCCTCGGCGTGGGGTTTCGAGACCAATTATGATCGCGGACGGGTCGATTTTGCCGGGCGGGTGACGGATATTTCCTGCAGCGTCGCGCTCAATGGCGGCCAGCATGCCGGCAGCGGCAACGTCTGGCTGGCGCCGGTCAGCCTGGCGGAAGTGCACGATCGCGGGGCCGGCGCGTTTATGAAGCCGCAGCCTTTTACCCTGGCGCTGTCAAACTGCCAGCTGCGTCATGACGGCGGCGCCGCCTCGCAGGACGAGGTGCGGCGAGTCAGCGTTCGCTGGGTCGACGGTTTTTTACTGACGGCGGTCGGTAATGAGAACGCGGGCTATCTGGCCAATACCTTGCCAGACGGAGCGCAGAATATTTATCTGGCGCTGTCGACCAATGATAATAATACGCTGGATAAGAGTAATAAAATTGTCCCTGCGGACCCGCAGCAAAATCAGGTGCATTTGCAGGAACGCGCGGTCAGCGGCGGCCTGTTCACCTATTATGTGGGCTACGTTTCGCCGACGCCGAAAAGCGCCACCAGCGGGCCAATTACCAGCTGGGCTACGTGGGAATTAGTTTATAATTAAGCGAGACGAAAAAGCCGGGCAAGCCCGGCTTTTTTATATGACAATATCGTCGGCAACCAGTTGTTCAATGCTGACTTCCTGCCAGTAATGCCCCTGAATAGCAAACCACTCCATACCCTGCAGCCATTTTTTATGGGCTTCGCTTTCCACACCTTCAATAATCACGTTGTGATGATTGCGGGATAAAAAGGTGACCAGCGCATCCATCAGCTGACGGCCGGACTCTTTGCGCATCAGATGCCAGAAAAAATCTTTATCAATTTTGACATAGTCAAAATGATAACCGCTGATGGCGTTTATCCCCGCGTAGCCAGAGCCGAAGTCGTCGAGCCACAGCGAGGTATCCTGCGGGCTTTGCCAGGCGGCGAGGGAATTATTCAGAAGTTTCTCGGCGTTTTCGGTCACTTCAAAATGGACGCAGGTCAGGGTGGCAATTTTCTCTTTTATTTCCTTCTGGCGTAGCAGATTCAGGATATGGTCATCGACGTTAATGGTGGCGGAAATATGGTTACGTAAAAACCATGCTTTATGCTGTTCAATCAACGCCAGTTGCTCGAGAAAAATACGTTCACGAACCGCCGCGGTGGCATGGCGGAAAAAATATTCTGGCGAAACGGGAAGATTATCGAAGCGGCTTAAGCATTCAACTGCGACTAAGGTACCTTGTGGGGAAAACATTTTCTGAAAGACGTAGCGTACAGCGATATCATTACGAGATAAAATGTTGTCTTCGAATATTTTAGTGTTCATTATCCCTCTTCACGAGGTTAGTCAGACAATAAGCAGAGGATAGACTAATTATAGGCTACCTGATGGTTAATGGGAATGGCAGGAAATGTAAATCAACAGCGAATAAGTACGCTTTATCCGCTATTGATTTACCGCTGTATAATTTAACATTGATGAAGGGCGGCAATACGCTGGTTCATCGTGCGGGAATTATCAATGCCCAGCTTTTGCATGATATGGATACGATGGCTGTGGACCGTTTTATGGGCAATGCCGAGCAGGGCGGCAATACGCTTATTATTATTGTTGGCAATCAGCAGTTCGAGGATCTGGCACTCCCGCGGCGACAGCTGTTTGCGCAATCGTCGCGGCGGCGGTTCGCTGGCGCCCTTCGCGCGCTGGATAATGGAAGTAAACATAGATAGCGGTGAGTTTTCGCTAATAATCATGGCATTATCGACAGTTATCAACTCTCGGCATAGCCCGGCAATGTCGCTTTTTACCATCAGCACCGGCTGCTGGCAGCGCTGCAGGGAAAGGCGGAGCGCATTCAGCAGATCAAGGATTCTGATGGCAGAAATATCCTTATTAATTAAATTGAAAATAACCGTTTGGGCCACAGGCAGATGTTTTCTCTGGATAACATCGTCATAGCCAAAACGGGTGGCATTTTCATGACTATCAATAAGGTAGTGATAGATTGAGTGACCAATGAGATTATCATTGGTGTACAGCAATATACTTTCCAAGGGTATCAGATTCTCTTTTTGCGCTTGGCTTCTAAGATCAGGTCCAGCAGAATCTTCTCTATTCTGCGCTGGTCGTCGAGATGACGGAACTTAAACTGGCAGGATATCTGATAGTAATTTTCGCTCTCTTCATTGGGATTGTCGAGGGTGATAATAATGACATTTTTTACCACCAGGTCGATGGTGATCTCGCCATATTCCGCCAGCATCAGTACGGCATTTTTCAGCAATGCGTTATGACTGAGAAATTTCAGGTTCGGCGTTTTGGTCATCAGCGCGCAACCGCCGTCCGAAATGTCTTTGATGTCGAAAAGATAGTTTTCGCCATTTTTATGGCGCCCGCGGCAATAAAAGTCATGCTCATGGCGTAAACGAAAGCGGGGATCGCGGCGACGCTGCACGACCTGCAGGCATTCAGGCAAGGAAAAGGCGTAGCGGATACCTTTATCGACACCGCTATTGTCATGTTTTGTCAGGGCTGCATTAAACTCTATTTTCCCTGAATCGCTATGCAGTAGAAAACGAATTTTATGACCTGGTGGGATTTTGCGATGGGTCTGAATATGGAACTCGGCAAAGTCCACGCGCGTCAGTTGGGTTATGATACTGGTGTTGTTAAAAAATATTTCAATTTCAGTACGTTTGCGCAACTCCTCTCTGAAAATAGCAATAATTTCATACTTACTGGTCTTTATCGTTCCCTCTGTCATAGGCTTCCCTTGTAAATAGTTGTCGTGAGGCGTTTGATTTTTCTTATAGCAATAGCAACATTCTGATTGGGTTAATCAGATGTTTTTATGAGCGTTTGATGTTATTGACTATCTTTGCAGCCAGATTGATATGTATAAACTTGGAATTCGATATTGTGTTTCCTGTAATCAAGAGTTTCAAATTTTGGTCATGACAAAAACGACAACGGCCTCCAAGCTGGAGACCGGTCGAAGGAAAAAACTTAAGTTTAATTAACGGGGATAATGAGAAAACGATCGTCGATCATGCCCCATTTGTAGGATCTATAGTGCCAGCAGTGTTGAGGTTTTTCCAGGCAAATATTGAGGAGGGAAGTCGTTCCCTCCATTTAGCCTGAGGGGTCAGGAATGCGCGCGATTGGCGATATTATCCAGGATGCGTAGCGCATCCGCTGGCAGAACCAGCCCGGCGGCGGCAATATTTTCCGCCAGGTGCGTGCGGGATGAGGTGCCGGGGATCAGCAGAATATTGGGCGCGCGCTGGAGTAGCCAGGCGAGGGCGACCTGCATCGGCGTCGCCTCAAGCGAGGCCGCGACCTCGTTCAGCTCCTGCGCCTGCAGCGGGGTAAAACCGCCCAGCGGGAAGAAGGGGACCCAGGCGATGTGCTGGGCGGCCAGCGCATCCACCAGCGCGTCGTCGGCGCGATGGGCAATGTTATAGAGGTTTTGCACGCAGACGATAGGCGTCATTTTCTGCGCATCCGCCACCTGCTTTGCCGTCACGTTGCTAAGGCCAATATGGCGGATCAACCCTCGCGCCTTCAGCTCCTGCAGGGTGGCGAGCGGCGCCTCCAGCGACCCCTCCACCGGGCCGTGGGGGCTCAGCATACTGCGCAGGTTCACCACCTCCAGCACGTCGAGCCCCAGGTGACGCAAATTGTCCTCGACGGCCTGGGTCAGTTCAGCAGGCGACATGGCCGGCAGCCAGTTGCCTTTTTCGTCACGGCGGGCGCTGACCTTGGTGACAATGCACAAATCGTCGGGGTAGGGGTGAAGCGCTTTGCGGATCAGCTGATTGGTCACATGGGGGCCATAGAAATCCGAAGTATCGATATGGTTTACCCCAGCTTCGACGGCGGCCTGCAGCACGCGCACCGCTTCTTCAGGATCTTTCGGCGGGCCGAAGACGCCGGGGCCGGCCAGCTGCATGGCCCCGTAACCCAACCGATAGACCTGGCGATCGCCGAGCGTGCCGCGACCGGATAAGGTGACACTGGACATAGGAACTCTCCTCACGGTGGCTAAGCCGTAAGTGTAATGCGCTCACAAGGAAGGGAAGGGCGAGAATGTTGTCAGAATGTGCGACAGCGGCTCAGGCAAGCCGCTGTCGCCGGAGGCAGTTTAGCCGAAGAACATCACGGAGACGCAGAGCAGGCCGACCACCAGAGTGATGGCGTTCCCCACCGAGCGATACGGCTTCAGCGCCGGGATAAGCCAGGTTGACAGCGTGGGCATGATAAACAGGATCATGGCGATAAGCGGTCCGCTGATGGCGTAGATCATCGAGATCGCATTCGGGTTGATAAAGCACACCGCAAAGGTGAAGGCGGAGACCAGCATGATCGACATCGCGCGGTTGAAGGCGCGGCTCTTGCGCACGCCCATCAGGCCCAGCGAGCTTTTGACGATTTCGCTGGCGCCTTCAATGACCCCGAAGTAGGTGCCGAGAAAGGATTTCGACATGGCGACCACGGCGACGATAATGCCGGTCACCGCCAGCCAGCCCGGCGCGCCCGGCACCATCGACAGGGCGGAGAGGATAGTCACCCCCTGATCGCGGGCGGTCTCAATATAGGTCGCCGGGATAGCCAGCAGGCAGCTGAAGACGAAAAACAGCACGCTGGCGCAGATGATGGTGTAGGCCACCTTCATGATTTTTTTGCATTTACCCATGGCCAGGTCGCCGTGTTTCTCCTGCTGGTCGATAGCAAAAGTTGAGATGATCGGCGTATGGCTAAAAGCGAAAACCATCACGGGTATGGAGATCCAGACCTGGTGGAGCGTCTGCGAGCTGAACTGCATCTGGCTGGTGAGATGTTCCGGATGCCAGTCGCGAATTAAATAGAGGGAGAGAAACAGAAAGCAGGCGATGAGCGGGAAGACCAGAAAGCCCATCACCTTGATGGTGATCTGCCGGCCCATGAGAAAGATCAGATTAAGGACCAGCACCACGCCAAGACTCAGCAGCGCGCGTAGCGCAGGCGTCATCGGCGTGTGATGCGCCACCTGCTCGGCCAGCGAGTTGGTGATGGCCACGGCGTAGATCAGCACGACCACAAAGAAGGCGAGGAAATAGAGGCCGGTGATCAGGTTGCCAATTTTCTTACCATAGTAGTGATTGACTGCGCCGGTGATCCCGGTTCCCGGCGCGATATTGGCCGAGAGAATAAACTGGCTCAGCGCTTTGTGAGGCCAGTAGGTGAGCGGCCAGGCGACCAGCGCGGTGATGAAAAGGACGATGGCGCCAGCCGAACCCAGCTGGATCGGTAGAAATAGCGTCCCAGCGCCTACTGCAGTGCCATATAAGGCAAAACTCCATAGAGTTTCTTCTTTAGACCAAATTTTAGACATTATGCGACTTTATCAACCGTCAAACCAAAAAAAAGGAGTGCAATTTACCATATTTATGGTTCATCTGTTGCGATAGTTTTTGGTGATAAAGTCGCGGCGGATCGCGAAGGATCCGCCGCGGGGCTAGCCGCGTGCCGCCTGGCGCGGGCGGCGGTGTCGGATCACGCGCTCGCGCAGGGTGTCCCAGACCCAGTTAAACGCCATGGTGTAGGGCAGGAAGAAGAGCATGAAGCCGATCTCCAGCATAAACGCCTGCAGTAGCGATACCCCCAGCACGATAGCCACCATGGTGACGCCGATGATAACAAAGCCGGTCTCGAAGCCGATCGCGTGCAGCGCCCGCACTTTCAGCCGACGGGGGACGCGGGAGACCGGCCACAGGCGATCGAAAGCCGCGTTATAAATGATGTTCCATACCATCGCCAGGGTGGCGAGCAGAATGCTCAGCCCGCCCATCTCCACCACCGAACGCTGCATCAGCCAGGCGGCGGTGGGGGCGAGGATCAGCGTCGCCAGTCCTTCGAAGGTGATGGCGTGGATAACGCGTTCGGTGAGCGTCTTGCGCTGATGCGGGGTCTGTTGCATGGCGAGCTACCTCCAGTTTTAGCCTGAACAGGAAATTACCCGGCAGTTTATGGAAAAATATGATAAACAAAAGATAGAAACCATCGATAAAGTAGATACATCATGCGTTATTCACCGGAAGCGTTAACCGCCTTTGTCGAGGCCGTTGACAGCGGGTCGTTCTCCGCGGCCGCCCGTCGCCTGCGGAAAAGCCAGTCGACGATCAGTACCGCTATCGCCAACCTGGAGGCAGACCTCGGGGTGACCCTCTTCGATCGGGCAACGCGGCAGCCGACGCTGACGCCGCAGGGGGAGCAGGTGCTGAGCTATGTCAAAGCGATCCTCGCCGCCAGCGAGCGGCTGGATGAGCTGGCGGTGTCGCTGTCCGGCGAGACGGAGCCGCGACTGACCTTTGTGCTCTCGGACACCCTGCACCCGGACGTGCTGGAAGATCTGCTGGTGCAGTTTGACCGCCGCTTCCCTCATACCGAGTTTGAGTGTTTGATTGGCGAAGATGAGGACGTGATCGATCTCCTGCAAAAATCCCGCGCCCAGGTGGGATTGATTGAGGCGAGAGAGCGCTACCCGACCGATATCGGCAGCACCCGCCTGCCGCTGCAGACGGCGATGGGCATTTACGTGGCGCCTGACCATCCGCTGGCGGCGCAGGGCAAGGTTGTCTGGGATGAGCTGCGCAGCTGGCGCGAGCTGCGTTTGAGCACCTTTCTGGCCAGCGCCACGGAGCCTGCCGCCGGGCAGGTCTGGTCGGCGCCAAACTACCTGCTGCTGCTCAGCATGGCGGTGCAGGGCTTCGGCTGGTGCATTCTGCCCTGCGCCCTGGTGGCGGAGTTTGCGCCGCAGGGCGGGCTGGTGGCGCTCGATATCCCCGGCTGGCCGCGGGCGATTTCGGTGGATCTGCTGTGGAATAAGAAAGCGCCGCCCGGGGCGGCGGGCAGCTGGCTGCGTCAGCATCTGCAGCGGCGTGAACGTTAACAAATGGCTAATTCTTTGTGATTGGCCTCACTTTTTTTAAACAATTACAAAGTTTTTTGATAACAATTATCTAGTATATCGCTGTTTCTTTGCGCAAAAGCACGGGCAGGGGTAGAGGATGAAGGATGTCGTGATCGTCGGGGCGCTGCGAACGCCGATTGGCTGCTTTCAGGGCGCGCTATCGCGCCATTCAGCCGTTGAGCTGGGTAGCGTGGTGGTGAAGGCGCTGGTGGAGAAGACGGGAATCGATCCGCAGAGCGTGGATGAGGTGATCCTCGGCCAGGTGCTGACCGCGGGAACCGGGCAAAACCCGGCCCGTCAGTCCGCTATTCGCGGCGGGTTGCCCAACACTGTATCGGCTATCACCATTAACGACGTCTGCGGTTCAGGTCTGAAAGCCCTGCACCTCGCCACCCAGGCCATCCAGTGCGGGGAGGCGGACGTGGTGATCGCCGGCGGCCAGGAGAACATGAGCCGCGCTCCGCATGTCCTCACCGACAGCCGCACCGGCGCCCAGCTGGGCAACAGCCAGCTGATTGACAGTCTGGTCCATGACGGCCTGTGGGACGCCTTCAACGATTACCATATGGGCGTCACGGCGGAAAACCTCGCCCGGGAATACGGCATCAGCCGCGAACTGCAGGACGCCTGGGCGCTCAGCTCGCAGCATAAGGCGCGCAAGGCGATTGATTCCGGACGCTTTCGCGATGAGATTGTCCCGGTCGTTACCGAGCATAACGGCGCGGCGCGCACCGTAGATACCGATGAACAACCGCGGGTGGATGCCAGCGCGGAAGGGCTGGCCAGCCTGCAGCCTGCCTTCGATCGTCTCGGATCGGTGACCGCCGGCAACGCATCCAGCATCAATGACGGCGCGGCGGCGGTGATGATGATGAGTGAGGCGAAAGCCGAGGAGCTGGGGCTGCCGATCCTCGCGCGGATCCGCGCCTTCGCCAGCGTCGGCGTCGATCCGGCGCTGATGGGCATCGCCCCGGTGCACGCCACCCGCCGTTGTCTGGAACGGGCCGGCTGGCGGCTGGACGACGTCGATCTGATCGAAGCCAATGAGGCCTTTGCCGCTCAGGCTATCTCCGTTGGCCGGGTACTGGAGTGGGATGAGCGACGGGTCAACGTCAACGGCGGCGCGATCGCCCTCGGCCACCCGATCGGCGCCTCCGGCTGCCGGATTCTGGTGTCGCTGGTGCATGAAATGATCAAGCGCGATGCGCGTAAAGGGCTGGCGACGCTGTGCATCGGCGGCGGTCAGGGCGTGGCGCTGGCGGTAGAGCGCGCGTAGCGCTGAATGTCGATTTCCATGGCCTCCTGCGGGAGGCCTTTTTTATGCGCCGCGCTTTGCCGACCCCCTCTTTTTTGCCGTATTTCCCTTCTCCCCATCGTCAATTTATTGAGCTCCGTCACGTCTTGTTGTGCCACCTTTTTTGAAACAAATAACTACGATCCTGGTCACTAAAACTGAGGTACTTAAAAAATAAAATAACGTTTCATAAAAACGAAATGACATTTTATTTATTATAAGGGGTACCCTATGTTAAAACGATCTCTGGTTCTGGCCGCCCTCTGCGGTATGTCTTTTGCGGCAACCGCGGTCACGATAGATTTACGTCATGAATTTATTGATGGCGGCAAGAGCGATAAAAGCAATGCCGACCGCGTCTCGGTATCCCACCGCTTCGCCAACGGGCTAGGCTTTACCGTGGAGGCCAAATGGCGTTCAGGCGGCGACAACGGTTCGCAACCCTATTCGGACGTGGTGGGCAACGGCCATGAAGACACCATCAGCTGGCGCTGGAAAGCGACGTCGAACCTTTTCCTCACCCCCGGGTTTACCATAGAGAGCAACGACAGCCGCTCCATTTACAAGCCGCATCTGCACGTACAGTACAGTTTCGACAATGGCTTCTATGTCGCCGCTCGCTATCGCTATGAGTACACCCGCTATCCGAACGATGCCGGTAAAGATGATGACAAGGTGAATCGCGGCGACGCGTGGGCCGGGTTTGCCCTCGGCGACTGGCGCACCGAGCTGAACTATGTCTATGCCCGCAGTTCGGAAGGGGTGAACCGCAACGACAACAAACCCTACTCACAGGAATATAACGTGAAGGTAGCCTATAAGCTGGATAACAACTGGTCGCCGTATGGTGAAATTGGCAACGTCGGCGTGAATGACCGCAGCGATCGCCAGACCCGTTTCCGCGTCGGGGTGGCCTACTCGTTCTGATTTCCGCCAGACCCTCATCGTCTCTCTTCCCCGGCGCCGTCAGCCGGGGTTTTTTATGCGCCAAAGCGAGGGAACAAAAAAAGCCCTCCGCGAAGGAGGGCAAGGCCAGTTACAGAAAAACGTTCGCCGGGCTCAGGCGCTCAGCATCGGCGGATGGTCAGGTAATTTCGCGATATAGATGGCCGGCTTGCCGTCTTTATCGGAGCTGAACAGAATGGCGCTGTCATCCGGCGTAAACGAGGGGTGCGGGTGAGTCACCTGCCGGCTGTTGGCCACTGTCGCCCACGAGGTATCATGGCGCGCGACGCGGAAGTAGCGCTTCTCCGCCACGTTAAAGACGTAGAGATAAGGATCGTTATCAATGGAGTAGCCGCCGGTATCTTTGACATCGACCGGCGTGCCCGATCCATCGCCCACCAGCAGCGTGCCGTCGAAATTGCTCATCAGATGCGAGCAGGCGGGCATCGTCATCAGGGCCTCGTTGACGCCGCTTTCCGGATCAAAGCGATAGATCGTTCGCCCCTGCTGGCCTTTCAGATAGGAGACGTAGATCAGCGCTGAACCGTCCGGTACCCAGAATTCATGGGTGCAGCTTTCGCCCGGGGCATGCGCTTTGACTTTACGCACGTTGCTGCCATCTTCATTGACCAGCCACATGCGGGCGTCAACCAGATCGTGCGGCCCTTCATGGCAGAAGGCGACGGTATGGTCGTCGAAGGGACGATAGATCGGATGTCCCAGCCAGATTTTTTCCTCATGGATCACCTG is part of the Klebsiella quasipneumoniae subsp. quasipneumoniae genome and encodes:
- the mrkC gene encoding type 3 fimbria usher protein MrkC, translated to MKQRSFCPGRLSTAIAIALCCFPPFSSGQENPGTVYQFNDGFIVGSREKVDLSRFSTSAITEGTYSLDVYTNDEWKGRYDLRIARDKDGNLGVCYTKAMLTQYGIAAEKLNPQLSEQEGYCGSLKSWRNEDNVKDNLVQSSLRLNISVPQIYEDQRLKNYVSPEFWDKGITALNLGWMANAWNSHTSSVGGSDNSSAYLGVNAGLSWDGWLLKHIGNLNWQQQQGKAHWNSNQTYLQRPIPQINSIVSGGQIFTNGEFFDTIGLRGVNLATDDNMFPDGMRSYAPEIRGVAQSNALVTVRQGSNIIYQTTVPPGPFTLQDVYPSGYGSDLEVSVKEADGSVEVFSVPYASVAQLLRPGMTRYALSAGKVDDSGLRNKPMLYQATWQHGINNLLTGYTGVTGFDDYQAFLVGTGMNTGIGALSFDVTHSRLKSDTHDDSGQSYRATFNRMFTDTQTSIVLAAYRYSTKGYYNLNDALYAVDQEKNSRSNYTLWRQKNGMTFTVNQNLPEGWGGFYLSGRISDYWNRSGTEKQYQVSYNNSFGRLSWSASAQRVYTPDSSGHRRDDRISLNFSYPLWFGDNRTANLTSNTSFNNSRFASSQIGINGSLDSENNLNYGVSTTTATGGQHDVALNGSYRTPWTTLNGSYSQGEGYRQSGIGASGTMIAHSGGVVLSPESGSTMALIEAKDAAGAMLPGSPGTRVDSNGYAILPYLRPYRINAVEIDPKGSHDDVAFDRTVAQVVPWEGSVVKVAFGTTVQNNLTLQARQANHEPLPFAASIFSPDGKEIGVVGQGSMMFISDANAKRAIVKWSGGQCSVDLGQQTTKDSVCR
- a CDS encoding amino acid permease, giving the protein MSKIWSKEETLWSFALYGTAVGAGTLFLPIQLGSAGAIVLFITALVAWPLTYWPHKALSQFILSANIAPGTGITGAVNHYYGKKIGNLITGLYFLAFFVVVLIYAVAITNSLAEQVAHHTPMTPALRALLSLGVVLVLNLIFLMGRQITIKVMGFLVFPLIACFLFLSLYLIRDWHPEHLTSQMQFSSQTLHQVWISIPVMVFAFSHTPIISTFAIDQQEKHGDLAMGKCKKIMKVAYTIICASVLFFVFSCLLAIPATYIETARDQGVTILSALSMVPGAPGWLAVTGIIVAVVAMSKSFLGTYFGVIEGASEIVKSSLGLMGVRKSRAFNRAMSIMLVSAFTFAVCFINPNAISMIYAISGPLIAMILFIMPTLSTWLIPALKPYRSVGNAITLVVGLLCVSVMFFG
- the mrkH gene encoding transcriptional activator MrkH, translating into MTEGTIKTSKYEIIAIFREELRKRTEIEIFFNNTSIITQLTRVDFAEFHIQTHRKIPPGHKIRFLLHSDSGKIEFNAALTKHDNSGVDKGIRYAFSLPECLQVVQRRRDPRFRLRHEHDFYCRGRHKNGENYLFDIKDISDGGCALMTKTPNLKFLSHNALLKNAVLMLAEYGEITIDLVVKNVIIITLDNPNEESENYYQISCQFKFRHLDDQRRIEKILLDLILEAKRKKRI
- the mrkD gene encoding type 3 fimbria adhesin subunit MrkD gives rise to the protein MSLRKLLTLFIVLMALGTTSSWAVCTRLSSPTVMLDMVVGRVVVPPDLPVGSVILTRDWTMSAPGGASYRCTSGTNRFAAKIVSPGATDLGNKIYSTNVPGIGMRFSRGGATVNIVYPDVYSSRVYNTTNYSLEGSRFTLEIIKTAATTGSGTLAAGKYTSYDWESGGNPILETYLSANAITVVSPSCSVLSGKNMNVDVGAIRRTDLKGVGTTAGGKDFNIDLQCSGGLSETGYANISTSFSGTLATSTTATMGALLNEKAGSGMAKGVGIQVLKDGSPLQFNKKYTVGRLNNQETRYITIPLHARFYQYGPTTSTGEVESHMIFNLTYD
- the mkrJ gene encoding phosphodiesterase MrkJ — translated: MNTKIFEDNILSRNDIAVRYVFQKMFSPQGTLVAVECLSRFDNLPVSPEYFFRHATAAVRERIFLEQLALIEQHKAWFLRNHISATINVDDHILNLLRQKEIKEKIATLTCVHFEVTENAEKLLNNSLAAWQSPQDTSLWLDDFGSGYAGINAISGYHFDYVKIDKDFFWHLMRKESGRQLMDALVTFLSRNHHNVIIEGVESEAHKKWLQGMEWFAIQGHYWQEVSIEQLVADDIVI
- a CDS encoding aldo/keto reductase family oxidoreductase: MSSVTLSGRGTLGDRQVYRLGYGAMQLAGPGVFGPPKDPEEAVRVLQAAVEAGVNHIDTSDFYGPHVTNQLIRKALHPYPDDLCIVTKVSARRDEKGNWLPAMSPAELTQAVEDNLRHLGLDVLEVVNLRSMLSPHGPVEGSLEAPLATLQELKARGLIRHIGLSNVTAKQVADAQKMTPIVCVQNLYNIAHRADDALVDALAAQHIAWVPFFPLGGFTPLQAQELNEVAASLEATPMQVALAWLLQRAPNILLIPGTSSRTHLAENIAAAGLVLPADALRILDNIANRAHS
- the mrkF gene encoding type 3 fimbria minor subunit MrkF; this encodes MKGLPKHTIAWLLLCGSLAAPSAWGFETNYDRGRVDFAGRVTDISCSVALNGGQHAGSGNVWLAPVSLAEVHDRGAGAFMKPQPFTLALSNCQLRHDGGAASQDEVRRVSVRWVDGFLLTAVGNENAGYLANTLPDGAQNIYLALSTNDNNTLDKSNKIVPADPQQNQVHLQERAVSGGLFTYYVGYVSPTPKSATSGPITSWATWELVYN